From Oenococcus sicerae, the proteins below share one genomic window:
- the pcp gene encoding pyroglutamyl-peptidase I: protein MKILVTGFDPFGQDKVNPSWQAVDALADAIDDIEVLKLLLPTAFKRSKQLLVSEISMQQPDAVLCVGLAGGRSAVSIEKVAINYADAGIPDNDGNQPKHEKLDQKGPAAYFASLPVDQLLQALHAHELPAELSLSAGAYVCNATMYQLLNYLARQNLRTIGGFVHLPFTPEMRHEDQASLPLAIDEQTLGVIISSINHYLKEEKHD from the coding sequence ATGAAAATTTTAGTGACGGGCTTTGACCCTTTTGGTCAAGATAAAGTTAATCCGTCTTGGCAGGCTGTTGATGCTTTAGCTGACGCGATCGATGACATCGAAGTGCTGAAATTATTATTGCCGACTGCTTTTAAGCGTTCTAAACAATTGTTAGTCTCTGAAATCAGCATGCAGCAGCCTGATGCAGTCTTGTGTGTGGGATTAGCTGGCGGCCGATCAGCAGTTTCGATCGAAAAAGTTGCAATTAATTATGCGGATGCTGGCATTCCTGATAATGATGGCAATCAGCCCAAACACGAAAAACTTGATCAAAAAGGACCAGCTGCCTATTTTGCCAGTCTTCCAGTGGACCAGCTTTTACAAGCCCTGCATGCCCATGAGTTACCGGCTGAATTATCGCTTAGTGCAGGTGCTTATGTCTGCAACGCGACAATGTATCAGCTCCTTAATTATTTGGCTCGTCAAAACTTACGAACCATCGGTGGTTTTGTTCATCTGCCCTTTACGCCAGAGATGAGGCACGAGGACCAAGCTAGTTTGCCTTTAGCAATTGATGAGCAAACTTTAGGAGTCATCATCTCATCAATTAATCATTATTTGAAAGAAGAAAAACATGACTGA
- a CDS encoding transcriptional regulator — protein sequence MEIDIKAYLVDHNLTIYQVAKAGGYGYTTIHKSFNKPQSEATSLNLRDLDALAQATESSMWEVLKELETNYLED from the coding sequence ATGGAAATCGATATAAAAGCCTACCTAGTAGACCACAATTTGACGATTTATCAGGTCGCTAAGGCGGGTGGGTATGGTTACACGACAATTCACAAGTCTTTTAACAAACCACAGTCTGAGGCGACAAGTTTGAACTTGAGGGATCTCGATGCTTTAGCTCAAGCAACTGAGTCTAGCATGTGGGAAGTTTTAAAAGAATTGGAAACCAATTATTTAGAAGATTAA
- a CDS encoding proline iminopeptidase-family hydrolase produces the protein MKHETKILHLKNGYDIWSASFGNPDAPIKLLALHGGPGGTSKEFWPWAENFQKYTGLDVQVFTYDQLGSFWSEAPDWTKQENVDKYLNYQYYLDELEEVRSLMGLDHFYLLGHSWGGVLTYEYSLAHPEHLKGSIVYSMTDNIQDYVTSVNQERLDLLGKDEVDYMKSVEAKADFIDPRYHRDVNRLYRENIERTATYDPDAGPDLLATDVYNHFQGNNEFVVTGILKDWNIRPQLHNIKIPMLLTTGEKDTMPVWSMQETAKAIPGAELFVNTDGGHHHAVDHPEAFYENLTAFLKRVQAAQ, from the coding sequence ATGAAACACGAAACAAAAATTCTTCATTTAAAAAACGGCTACGATATTTGGTCAGCTTCTTTTGGTAATCCTGATGCGCCGATCAAGCTGTTGGCTTTGCATGGTGGACCTGGCGGTACTTCTAAAGAATTTTGGCCTTGGGCTGAGAACTTTCAGAAATATACCGGTTTAGATGTTCAGGTTTTTACCTATGACCAGCTTGGCTCATTTTGGTCAGAAGCACCCGATTGGACAAAGCAGGAAAACGTTGATAAATATTTAAACTACCAGTATTATCTTGATGAACTGGAAGAAGTTCGTTCGTTAATGGGCTTGGATCACTTTTATCTGCTTGGCCATTCTTGGGGCGGCGTCTTGACTTATGAATATAGCTTGGCTCATCCCGAGCATTTGAAGGGTTCGATCGTCTACTCCATGACTGATAATATCCAAGATTATGTCACATCAGTTAATCAGGAACGCTTGGATCTGCTAGGCAAAGACGAAGTTGATTATATGAAGTCGGTTGAAGCCAAAGCCGATTTTATTGATCCGCGTTATCATCGTGATGTTAATCGTCTGTATAGGGAAAACATTGAACGAACTGCGACTTATGATCCGGATGCCGGACCTGATTTGTTGGCCACTGATGTTTATAATCATTTTCAAGGCAACAACGAATTTGTCGTGACAGGTATTTTAAAGGATTGGAATATTCGGCCGCAGCTGCATAATATTAAAATTCCAATGCTGCTAACGACTGGTGAAAAAGATACAATGCCGGTTTGGTCCATGCAGGAGACTGCTAAAGCGATCCCGGGTGCTGAATTGTTTGTCAACACAGATGGCGGGCATCATCATGCCGTTGATCACCCAGAAGCCTTTTATGAAAATTTAACTGCTTTTTTAAAACGTGTTCAAGCAGCACAATAA
- a CDS encoding LacI family DNA-binding transcriptional regulator produces the protein MVAKLQDVAKAAGVTITTVSRVLNDFPHVSKKTHDKVYAAIRALNYHPNALARSLQGKSSKFIGLIFPTIANPFFSELANELEVKLSAKGYKIIIASSANNVEAERRYLGMLAANMVEGIITGSHNLGIEEYKDVNMPIVSFDRFLSEEIPIVSSNNYQGGTLAVDYLVKQGAKKIAIITDEDDSDSPTSWRAVGAEKAIKQAGIQSQQFAFPDSQFTESEKAEELRSLLASQKFDGIFANNDTTALLIKKIIKENNFNEVPIIGYDGTDFIRHYLTDVATIVQPIPEIADALIGLLFRRIEKPDEHFENPEPLAVQLFVN, from the coding sequence ATGGTAGCAAAATTGCAAGACGTCGCTAAAGCGGCGGGTGTCACAATTACAACGGTATCGCGTGTTTTAAATGATTTTCCGCATGTTTCTAAAAAAACACATGACAAAGTATATGCAGCCATCAGAGCATTAAATTATCATCCAAATGCCTTGGCTCGCTCATTACAAGGAAAGTCATCAAAATTTATCGGTTTAATTTTTCCAACGATCGCCAATCCTTTTTTCTCAGAACTGGCAAATGAACTGGAGGTCAAACTTTCGGCTAAGGGTTATAAAATCATCATTGCTAGTTCAGCCAATAATGTTGAAGCCGAGCGCCGTTATTTGGGTATGCTGGCTGCCAATATGGTCGAAGGCATTATCACAGGCTCCCATAACCTAGGCATCGAAGAATACAAGGACGTGAATATGCCGATCGTCTCGTTTGATCGCTTTCTATCTGAAGAAATTCCGATCGTGTCATCAAATAATTATCAAGGCGGCACATTAGCTGTTGATTATTTAGTCAAACAGGGCGCTAAGAAAATCGCGATCATCACCGATGAAGACGATTCAGACTCGCCGACTTCCTGGCGAGCTGTCGGCGCTGAAAAAGCCATAAAACAAGCAGGCATCCAATCGCAACAGTTCGCTTTCCCCGACTCGCAATTTACAGAATCAGAAAAGGCCGAAGAGTTGCGGTCCCTGCTTGCCAGCCAAAAGTTCGATGGTATTTTTGCAAATAACGATACGACGGCTCTGCTGATCAAAAAAATTATTAAGGAAAATAACTTTAACGAAGTCCCGATCATCGGTTATGATGGTACGGATTTTATCCGCCATTATTTGACGGATGTTGCCACGATCGTGCAGCCGATCCCGGAAATCGCTGATGCTTTGATTGGTCTGCTGTTCAGAAGAATTGAAAAACCTGACGAGCATTTCGAGAATCCCGAACCGCTAGCCGTACAACTCTTTGTGAATTAA
- the ruvB gene encoding Holliday junction branch migration DNA helicase RuvB, with translation MSDDKDKILDAQSTAADTDAELTLRPKFLADYIGQKQIKDQLSVYLQAAKQRNEALDHVLLFGPPGLGKTTLAVVIANEMGADIKTTSGPAIEKAGDLVALLNELSAGDILFIDEIHRLPKSVEEVLYSAMEDFYVDIVVGQGETAHAIHFPLPPFTLIGATTRAGMLSAPLRDRFGIVEHMRFYPVSDLKLIAERSADIFDMSIAESGAVELALRSRGTPRIVNRLLKRVRDFAQVDGKQTIDEIAVNGALNKLQVDDRGLDENDLKYLDTLIHQYKGGPAGVNALASNIGEDAETVEEMIEPYLLQIGFIQRTPRGRQATAEAYAHLHIPYQTGLA, from the coding sequence ATGAGTGATGACAAAGACAAAATTTTAGATGCGCAGTCGACTGCAGCTGATACTGATGCCGAATTGACGCTGCGGCCCAAATTTTTGGCCGATTATATTGGCCAAAAACAGATCAAAGATCAATTATCCGTGTATCTACAGGCCGCTAAACAGCGTAATGAAGCACTGGATCACGTGCTGCTTTTTGGGCCTCCTGGTTTAGGCAAGACGACCTTAGCTGTTGTGATCGCTAACGAAATGGGTGCCGATATTAAGACCACTTCAGGCCCGGCGATCGAAAAAGCTGGTGATCTAGTGGCACTGTTAAATGAATTATCAGCTGGTGATATTTTATTTATTGATGAAATTCACCGTTTGCCAAAATCGGTCGAGGAAGTGCTGTATTCAGCCATGGAAGATTTTTACGTTGACATCGTTGTCGGCCAAGGTGAAACAGCCCATGCGATCCATTTTCCATTGCCGCCTTTTACCTTGATCGGTGCAACGACGCGTGCCGGCATGCTATCAGCACCATTGCGTGATCGTTTTGGTATTGTTGAGCATATGCGTTTTTACCCAGTCAGTGATTTGAAACTAATCGCTGAGCGCTCAGCCGACATTTTTGATATGTCAATCGCCGAATCTGGCGCAGTTGAGCTAGCTTTGCGTTCTCGCGGTACACCAAGAATCGTTAATCGTTTGTTGAAAAGAGTGCGTGATTTTGCGCAAGTCGATGGTAAACAGACTATTGATGAAATAGCGGTCAATGGTGCTTTAAATAAATTACAAGTTGATGATCGTGGTCTGGATGAAAACGATTTAAAGTATTTGGATACGCTGATTCATCAATATAAAGGCGGTCCAGCTGGCGTCAATGCTTTGGCCTCTAATATTGGTGAAGATGCCGAAACAGTTGAAGAAATGATCGAACCGTATCTGCTGCAGATCGGTTTCATACAGCGTACACCACGAGGCCGCCAAGCAACTGCAGAAGCGTATGCCCACCTGCACATTCCTTATCAGACCGGACTGGCCTAG
- the whiA gene encoding DNA-binding protein WhiA, with amino-acid sequence MTYTQQVKKELSILPINLKTSKSELSAILRLNGIYHLGNANGNTLEVQTQNPASARRTYQLLAQTYETDIQTNIERGGSVKIFGLHRYGIITMHKADEILLDLQLDPFSITHHVPSVFLNSQAKQQAFLRAAFLSTGSVNAPRSKDYHLEIASSDDDLIQQIMLIMNNRHFNLGAKIAERRNKKIIYLKTGERISDFLSIIQATSAMLAFEDARIMSDMRNSANRLANADNANVTRMTEAAEKQYEAMNFLRSIHQLETMPDKLKIVGELRLQYPEASLSDLAELVENQELTKSGINHRMRKLMQIAKELRATKV; translated from the coding sequence ATGACTTATACGCAGCAGGTAAAAAAAGAACTGTCAATATTGCCGATCAACTTAAAGACATCAAAGTCTGAGTTATCGGCAATTTTGCGTTTAAACGGTATTTATCATTTAGGCAATGCTAATGGAAACACATTAGAGGTCCAGACCCAAAATCCGGCTAGTGCTCGTCGGACTTATCAACTGTTGGCACAAACTTATGAAACCGATATTCAGACGAATATTGAACGAGGCGGTTCGGTTAAAATTTTTGGTTTGCATCGATATGGCATTATTACGATGCATAAGGCTGACGAGATCCTGCTTGATTTACAGCTGGATCCTTTTTCAATCACCCATCATGTACCGAGTGTCTTTTTGAATTCTCAGGCCAAACAGCAGGCTTTTTTACGGGCTGCCTTTTTGTCGACGGGTTCTGTTAATGCACCACGTTCGAAGGATTATCATTTAGAGATCGCTTCTTCTGATGACGATTTGATTCAGCAAATTATGCTGATCATGAATAATCGTCATTTTAATCTTGGTGCGAAAATTGCTGAGCGGCGGAACAAAAAAATTATTTATTTGAAAACTGGCGAGCGTATCTCGGATTTTTTGTCGATCATTCAGGCGACTAGTGCCATGCTGGCATTTGAGGATGCTCGCATTATGTCGGACATGCGAAATTCAGCTAATCGTTTGGCCAACGCTGACAATGCTAATGTAACGCGTATGACTGAAGCAGCCGAAAAACAATATGAAGCCATGAATTTTCTGCGCAGTATTCATCAATTAGAAACAATGCCGGACAAATTGAAAATTGTGGGTGAACTGAGACTCCAGTATCCAGAAGCTAGTTTAAGTGATCTTGCTGAACTGGTTGAAAATCAAGAATTAACTAAATCCGGTATTAATCATCGTATGCGAAAATTGATGCAGATCGCTAAAGAACTGCGTGCTACAAAAGTTTGA
- the queA gene encoding tRNA preQ1(34) S-adenosylmethionine ribosyltransferase-isomerase QueA, translated as MTEEKTPHYTLSDFDYNLPHELIAQTPLAQRDASRLLVLNAGDGAYEDRHFYNIIDYLNPGDAIVMNNSRVIPARLHGWRPDTLGHVEVLLLRQDHGDIWETLVKPAKKFPIGSTIDFGDEKQTIMTGTVTGELEHGGRYIEFHYDGIFMELLDKLGEMPLPPYIKEKLVDQERYQTVYSKVEGSAAAPTAGLHWTPELLDKVRAKGVKTIELTLHVGLGTFRPVEEEDIDQHKMHSEFYELSQKAADQINEVRHHGGKIVATGTTTIRTLETIGHKFNGDQYGQDVQADSGWTDIFIKPGFKWTTVDAFITNFHLPKSTLVMLVAAFTGRKNILNAYEHAIQEKYRFFSFGDAMFIHK; from the coding sequence ATGACTGAAGAAAAAACACCACATTATACTTTGAGTGACTTTGATTACAATTTGCCGCATGAATTGATCGCTCAAACACCTTTGGCTCAGCGTGATGCTTCACGACTGCTAGTTTTAAATGCTGGCGATGGCGCCTATGAAGATCGTCATTTTTATAATATTATCGATTACTTGAATCCCGGCGATGCGATCGTGATGAATAATTCCCGTGTGATCCCAGCTCGTTTGCATGGCTGGCGTCCTGATACTTTGGGACATGTCGAGGTTCTATTACTCCGGCAGGATCATGGCGATATATGGGAAACATTAGTTAAACCAGCAAAAAAATTTCCGATTGGTTCAACGATTGATTTTGGCGATGAAAAACAAACGATTATGACTGGCACGGTTACTGGGGAATTGGAACATGGCGGCCGTTATATTGAATTTCATTATGATGGCATTTTTATGGAGTTGTTGGATAAACTTGGTGAAATGCCTTTGCCGCCTTATATTAAAGAAAAACTCGTCGATCAAGAACGCTATCAGACGGTCTATTCTAAAGTCGAAGGATCTGCAGCTGCGCCCACAGCTGGTCTGCATTGGACACCGGAATTGTTGGATAAAGTGCGTGCCAAGGGTGTCAAGACGATCGAACTGACATTGCACGTTGGTTTAGGCACTTTTCGTCCGGTTGAAGAAGAAGATATTGATCAGCATAAGATGCATTCGGAATTCTATGAACTTAGTCAAAAAGCTGCTGATCAGATTAATGAAGTTCGCCACCATGGAGGTAAAATCGTGGCTACTGGTACGACCACGATTCGTACATTAGAGACGATCGGTCACAAGTTTAACGGTGATCAGTATGGACAAGATGTACAGGCTGACTCTGGCTGGACGGATATTTTCATCAAGCCAGGTTTTAAATGGACAACGGTCGATGCTTTTATCACTAATTTTCATCTGCCAAAATCAACATTAGTGATGCTGGTGGCTGCTTTCACAGGCCGAAAAAATATCCTAAATGCTTATGAACATGCCATTCAAGAAAAATATCGTTTCTTTTCTTTTGGCGATGCCATGTTCATTCATAAATGA
- a CDS encoding phosphoglycerate dehydrogenase — MTKLLLLQKLKNDDLKEVRDNFPDLELLTADQMTDDLVDQIEILYGQFSKGQGLDPWFEKLVHGGKSLKWIQMISAGIDFLPLAELAKRGVIVSNMSGLHSEAISENVLAYMLIFNRGLKKALENQAKQVWDLGLTGIKQLQNKKIVIFGTGAIGSAVAKILQGFDVTVIGVNRHGTELPYFQQVITHSQLDQVADADYLISDMPLTDMTRGYFDSSFFHLFKNKPIFINVGRGPSVVEKDLISALKDETLSAAALDVVEHEPLDADSPLWQMENVIITPHSSALIEHYYKKSYQIFGPNLKSYLTTGKLAINQVSLKEGY, encoded by the coding sequence ATGACAAAATTATTGTTACTGCAAAAACTCAAAAATGATGATTTAAAAGAAGTTCGTGACAATTTTCCGGATTTGGAATTGCTGACAGCAGATCAGATGACTGACGATCTTGTTGATCAAATTGAAATTCTGTACGGTCAATTTTCGAAGGGGCAGGGTCTGGATCCTTGGTTTGAAAAATTGGTTCATGGCGGAAAATCTTTGAAATGGATTCAAATGATTTCCGCTGGAATAGACTTCCTGCCGCTTGCAGAATTAGCGAAAAGAGGCGTGATCGTTTCCAATATGAGTGGTCTTCATTCTGAAGCTATCTCGGAAAATGTGTTAGCTTATATGTTGATTTTCAACCGTGGCTTGAAAAAAGCACTGGAAAATCAAGCTAAACAAGTTTGGGATCTTGGCCTGACAGGTATTAAACAATTGCAGAACAAGAAGATTGTTATTTTTGGAACTGGTGCAATTGGTTCGGCTGTTGCAAAAATTTTGCAAGGCTTCGATGTGACGGTTATTGGCGTTAATCGGCATGGTACTGAGCTGCCTTATTTTCAGCAAGTGATTACGCATAGCCAACTGGATCAAGTCGCGGACGCTGATTATTTGATCAGTGATATGCCTTTAACCGATATGACTCGTGGTTACTTTGACAGCAGTTTCTTCCACTTATTTAAAAATAAGCCGATTTTTATCAATGTCGGCCGCGGCCCTAGCGTTGTTGAAAAAGACTTGATCAGTGCGTTAAAAGATGAGACGTTGTCGGCCGCTGCTTTGGATGTTGTTGAACATGAGCCTTTAGATGCTGATTCGCCGCTTTGGCAAATGGAAAACGTGATCATTACACCGCATTCATCGGCTTTGATCGAACATTATTATAAAAAATCCTACCAGATTTTCGGACCGAATTTGAAAAGTTACTTGACGACTGGCAAATTAGCTATTAATCAGGTGAGCTTGAAAGAAGGTTATTAA
- a CDS encoding ATP-dependent Clp protease proteolytic subunit, translating into MWPGVIEQTANGRESYDLPSRLLKDRIILVQGEVEDQMATSIVAQLLFLDAQDPNKDIYMYTNTPGGSVTAGMAIVDTMNFIRSDVQTIVMGMAASMGTIIASSGTKGKRFMLPNAEYLIHQPMGGAGAGTQQTDMSIIAEQLLKTRNKLNHILMVNSGQKLEKIQEDTERDHWMDAQETLDYGLIDKILVNKDKTDKNDKKK; encoded by the coding sequence ATGTGGCCTGGAGTTATTGAACAAACTGCAAATGGACGAGAGAGTTATGACCTTCCCAGTCGTCTTTTAAAGGATCGAATTATTTTGGTTCAAGGCGAAGTTGAAGATCAAATGGCAACCAGTATCGTTGCTCAATTATTATTCTTGGATGCTCAAGATCCAAATAAAGACATTTATATGTATACAAATACACCTGGTGGATCTGTCACAGCTGGTATGGCGATCGTCGATACGATGAATTTTATTAGATCTGATGTTCAGACAATCGTCATGGGAATGGCTGCTTCAATGGGTACGATCATTGCTTCATCAGGTACAAAGGGCAAGCGCTTTATGTTACCGAATGCTGAATATCTTATCCATCAACCGATGGGCGGTGCCGGTGCTGGTACGCAGCAGACTGATATGTCGATCATCGCCGAACAATTGCTGAAAACACGAAATAAGCTGAATCATATTTTAATGGTTAATTCTGGTCAAAAGTTAGAAAAAATTCAAGAGGACACTGAACGTGATCATTGGATGGATGCTCAGGAAACATTGGATTACGGACTGATTGATAAGATCTTAGTTAATAAAGATAAGACCGATAAAAATGATAAGAAGAAGTAA
- a CDS encoding M24 family metallopeptidase: MVKFNQTRLNKLQQTLINKQIDLAYISDFKTIQYLTGFGSNPYERILAMIIFADQDPFIFAPALEVQVVKSVGWPFDLYGYQDNEDGLSMIYSHIKKRQANPKKIATEQGNLTLARFNRLVAAFPDADYSFNLTPIVEHQRLIKDTDEIQKLVQAGHDADLAFAAGFKALKVGKTELQVAAELEFATKNRNVPEMSFATLVQTAEHAADPHGETSDLPLKDNSLVLFDLGTVYQGYISDASRTVALGKPTDHMREVHQVVLEAQLAAQAAVKPGITAASLDKIARDIITKAGYGQYFIHRLGHGMGMSEHEYPSIMQGNDLILEPGMCFSLEPGVYIPGDLGVRIEDCIHVTANGCEPFTHMDKKLQLF; this comes from the coding sequence ATGGTGAAATTCAATCAAACAAGACTCAATAAATTACAACAAACTTTGATCAACAAACAGATCGATCTTGCTTATATTTCTGATTTTAAAACAATTCAATATTTAACCGGCTTCGGTTCCAATCCTTATGAAAGAATTCTGGCCATGATCATTTTCGCTGATCAGGATCCCTTTATTTTTGCACCAGCGCTAGAAGTGCAAGTTGTCAAATCGGTCGGCTGGCCTTTTGACCTTTATGGTTATCAGGATAACGAGGACGGTTTATCCATGATTTATAGCCACATTAAAAAACGACAAGCTAATCCAAAAAAAATAGCTACTGAACAAGGCAATTTGACTTTGGCTCGCTTTAATCGCCTTGTAGCTGCTTTCCCGGACGCCGATTATAGTTTCAATTTGACGCCGATCGTAGAACATCAGCGTTTGATCAAAGATACTGACGAAATCCAAAAATTAGTGCAGGCCGGTCATGATGCCGATTTAGCTTTTGCTGCTGGTTTTAAAGCACTAAAAGTTGGTAAAACAGAATTACAAGTAGCGGCCGAATTGGAATTTGCCACTAAAAACCGCAACGTCCCAGAAATGTCTTTTGCTACCTTGGTCCAGACAGCCGAACATGCTGCTGATCCTCATGGCGAAACATCCGACTTGCCTTTAAAAGATAATTCTCTGGTCCTATTTGATTTAGGAACCGTTTATCAGGGCTACATTTCTGATGCAAGTCGAACAGTTGCTTTAGGCAAACCGACTGATCATATGCGAGAAGTTCATCAAGTCGTTTTAGAAGCCCAATTAGCTGCTCAAGCGGCTGTAAAACCCGGTATTACGGCAGCTTCTTTAGATAAGATCGCTCGTGACATCATTACAAAAGCCGGTTATGGCCAATACTTCATTCATCGTCTCGGTCATGGCATGGGTATGTCTGAACATGAATATCCGTCTATCATGCAAGGCAATGATTTGATACTCGAACCAGGTATGTGTTTCAGTCTCGAACCCGGCGTTTATATCCCTGGCGATCTTGGCGTGAGGATCGAAGACTGTATTCATGTGACTGCAAACGGCTGCGAACCTTTCACACATATGGATAAAAAATTACAGTTATTTTAA
- the ruvA gene encoding Holliday junction branch migration protein RuvA, translated as MYDFLTGIIKTIAVNYIGIDVNGVGFRVFTPNPYEYEQGDQTIIFTEQIVRDNEISLYGFKKVEDRNLFKKLLNVSGIGPKSALAIIAGGDRDGLVAAVENGQAAYLTKFPGIGSKTAQQIVLDLKGKLGDFTKDSPLPNELLANSAALDDALAALIALGFSAKDVFKIGKKLADAGQLKTDAYIQKGLKLLTK; from the coding sequence ATGTATGATTTTCTAACTGGTATCATTAAAACGATTGCCGTTAATTATATTGGTATTGATGTCAATGGGGTCGGTTTTCGTGTGTTTACACCTAATCCTTACGAATATGAGCAAGGCGACCAGACGATTATTTTCACAGAACAGATCGTGCGGGACAATGAAATTAGTCTTTATGGCTTTAAAAAGGTTGAAGATCGTAACTTGTTTAAAAAATTATTAAATGTTTCTGGGATCGGTCCGAAATCCGCCTTAGCGATTATTGCTGGTGGCGATCGTGACGGTCTTGTCGCTGCGGTGGAAAATGGTCAAGCGGCTTATCTGACTAAGTTTCCCGGTATTGGCAGTAAAACGGCTCAACAAATCGTCTTGGATCTGAAAGGAAAACTAGGCGATTTCACGAAAGATAGTCCTTTGCCAAATGAGTTATTAGCTAATTCAGCGGCGTTAGATGACGCTTTAGCTGCCTTGATCGCATTGGGTTTTTCTGCTAAAGATGTTTTCAAAATTGGCAAAAAATTAGCTGATGCAGGCCAATTGAAAACGGACGCCTATATTCAAAAAGGACTTAAACTATTAACTAAATGA
- a CDS encoding helix-turn-helix domain-containing protein, with protein MTKLALGQTFRHIRQNKHFSSKEVCAGIVSRSFLYKFEQGESDIAVSKLLQLLSRIAVSFDELTWAANHKLNFESAFYIDLFIAIENHDQRKLATLAQGSNSNSLSARLTKNLAALYVENAENKKAKCRFIYNYLLSVDNWNRYELQLCNYLIPMIQPENTKVLFQKSLDCLLSYRNMFDDSYINFFSYISLATSSVLLRSRALADAKKILQLTQQAAKQAVNERLAMTIAFQQGLIGLYEDDSTQAVKRSADIVEAVGQFNPKNADMFAKILQIHLKNALHQ; from the coding sequence ATGACAAAATTAGCTTTAGGCCAGACTTTCAGACACATTCGTCAAAATAAACATTTCTCAAGCAAAGAAGTTTGTGCCGGTATTGTTTCGCGTTCTTTTCTTTATAAATTCGAACAAGGCGAATCAGACATCGCTGTTTCAAAACTACTGCAGCTATTGAGCAGGATCGCCGTTTCCTTTGATGAGCTGACATGGGCCGCAAATCACAAGCTTAATTTTGAAAGCGCCTTTTACATTGACTTATTTATTGCCATTGAAAATCACGACCAGCGAAAACTTGCAACTTTGGCTCAAGGATCAAACAGCAATTCTCTCTCCGCAAGACTGACTAAAAACTTGGCAGCACTTTACGTTGAAAACGCTGAAAATAAAAAAGCCAAGTGTCGCTTTATTTATAACTACCTGCTTTCCGTTGACAACTGGAATCGCTACGAGCTGCAATTATGCAATTACCTGATACCGATGATCCAACCAGAAAACACAAAAGTACTTTTCCAAAAAAGCCTTGATTGCCTTTTAAGTTATCGGAACATGTTTGATGACAGTTATATCAATTTTTTTAGTTATATTTCGCTAGCTACAAGCTCTGTTTTACTGCGATCAAGAGCGCTAGCAGATGCAAAAAAAATCCTTCAATTAACACAGCAAGCTGCAAAGCAGGCTGTAAACGAAAGACTTGCGATGACGATCGCCTTTCAACAAGGGCTGATCGGATTATATGAAGATGATAGTACCCAGGCAGTGAAGCGAAGCGCTGATATCGTGGAAGCAGTCGGACAATTTAATCCAAAAAATGCTGATATGTTTGCAAAAATACTGCAAATTCATTTAAAAAACGCCCTCCATCAATGA